CATAGTGCTGTGTTTACAATCTCTATGCACAACAGGTTATTTGTGTGGTAATTGTAGAGATGGTAAAGGAATAAGTGCTCTACTAAATCACTGTGTTGATTGTAGTGATGGTTATGGAATACTGATTGGTGTGTTGGGTAAGTGACTTAATTGGAAGAAACGAAGTGAGTTGAATCTGTGTCCTATTTTGCAGTCATCATTGATGGAATAGTGATTATTATTTTGCTGTTTAAGAATGTCCATTTTTCAGCTTTACTATTCCCTACCATATTCTTCATTAATGTAAGTAACCATATAAGCAAATACAAGGTAACATTTTATCCATGTAGATGGTGTCTTATGTTGGTGAGAACTTTCCTACTTCATATGACAAAGTTGGGAGATACGTGAGTACAAACCTTATTGATAATTATTGTTAATGTGTCATGTTGTTTTAGATGTACTATCTGAACAGCTTTCTCAGTTTATATTTCCCATATGATTTCTGTCTGTATTCTGGGACAACTGCACTAGCATCATTCACCTTCAGATATATACCattttcactttcaatcatCATCTGTTCAATTATGATCACGTGGTTGTGAGTTAGTGGCTGGCTGTACACTGATGTCAAAGTTTTCATAACTTGTTACTCATTCTATAGTCGATACAATGCAAAGAGTACTAAAAAGATCCCATGGAACAGTCTGTGGCTACTACTAACACTACAATACAGTCATGTGATCTACACATCTATGACTATACTGAACTGTCCTCATGTAGTCAATGAGAATGGAGAATTTGAATCGGTTAGTGTGGAGTATTAACTAACCATTCAGTTTTTATTTTGTGTTACAGCGTTGGTTTGTAAATGGAACACATGATTGCTTCACTGATCGTCATGCACTGCTGGGACTATGGGCTATTGTTGCCTTATTAGTGTGTATACTATTGATTGTGTTCTTAGCCTTAGTGACAGTTGATATAATAAAAGTAAGTTTTTGCATTTTGTTCCTTAGCTTTTTACATGGTCTTGAAATTACTTTATAGTCTCTCAAACTCAGCCACtcatattaattattttaacaaCAGTAAATAATAGAGTCAGCTTATTCACTGTTGGTAACAATGAAAACAGAAGACATGTACAGCTATGTTGTACAGAGTGTGCATATGCAAATGAATGAAGTGATTAATGTGTTTAGGGTACATATTTTACCAGGATTAGCAGCACAACTACAGAGTTGGTTTATGAACTGCATATACTTTTCCTTGTACACATAAGTTTACTTACTGTAGGACAACGCATGTATGTTGTTATATACTGCATGGCAAATTTGCAAAATATTTTCTGCCAAATTATACTTGATGTGCTGATTTTCCAACTTTAATCTCACCAAATTTTCTCCCCTGGACATAACAATGTATCatatatcgtactgtatagtagggaccacaaaggagtagacgtgacccacaaaataatatcacccaaaaaacagcctcaatttcccccaatgatgatgaggcagtattggttaggtaaaactaagcccatacagctttcagatcgaccagaaatgctttcaacaagttgctacagaatttaaaaaaatatttatttaacggaattttctagtgactgactggctgactgactgcctgatgccttcagacaagtgtaacttgataacgactaaggctacgggcttgattttttcactgttcgacatcgcttcgacaggtgccttttggcataccgcagtatgtacaatgcattcttcatggacttaccagtatcctctttgtgtcccattcatctttgctgacaacaaaagtgtcgatttggcgatagcacgtgatggcttccctttgtaatggaaaccatccgtatttgtcatagtggctattttgatagcagagatgcttttcaaacagttcttgatttgcactgctgtgtaatgggttgaacatagctgacaacaaagcgtaatggatacttcacttttcagacggtaattgatatagctggggtgtgcgccATCATttcagtagggaccatagcacatcgctaaaaagtacagaaacaagctggagtagtgcacaatattaaatcacagtaaaacaataagaagtgttatatccctactgtgctcaagataccataatggaaatgcacagtagggatataacacggcttcttattgttttactgtgatttaatatcgtgcactactccagcttgtttcagtactttttatcgatgtgctatggtccctactctagttgaaaattccaaatttttctgtgtacttgttgtatATAAAGCCACATATGTAGCAGAAGTTTACAATGATGTGTGTACATTACATGTTTTTTATAGAAGCCACACTGGATTTGTCAGCTGTCAAAATGTGTTAAGAAACCATTTAAGGAAGAGGTACCGTGGTGGTACACTGTTGAACTCGGACGAAAATTTGTACTACTGATTTTTTTGATTCCTTTTCCTCAAAATACTGtaagcaacataattattattagctattCAATAcatattattttaaattttcatttttagtgTCCTCCTCTGATAATTTCAATGGCAACATTTGCATTGTACGTTTATGTGATGCCTTACAAAGACACAATTGTCAACTTGACGGAACTTGTGTTTCAATTAAACTTCATAATGTTTCTGTTACTGAGATCCACTCAAAGTATTGTGGATGATTATTTGGTATTTCCACATGAGGGTAGTGACAGCATCAGCAAAATCAGTAGGGAATGTTCTGACAACATACATGTAGGCATAGCTGATTTAACATGGCTTCTATTCCCATTCACTTACATTCCTCTGGTGATTATTGCAGTAATTGTAACTACGATGCTTATTAAAAGGATATTATGGTGGGTGTGTTTGATTACTGCTTGTGTTAATAGTTGTGTTCATTTACCACAGGAAACCCTGTCAGAATAGTAATGGTGCAGCAATTATCAGAAATTACTCACAAATATTAAGAAGACCAACATATCATACAAACACTACAAATGCACGCCACTTTACATTAGGATTTCTAAATGGTGTGTTTCAAGGTGTAAGTGTAGAAACTAGTTCagacaaaattgataatgaaGAGTCCAATGGTTCAGCAGTAGTAAAGAATGTTGTTGTGTGTGGAGCAGAAGATGACACCACTGGCTCCATTGAAAATACCACCAAACCATAGTAGTTAGCCAGCTAGCTGTGTTTGAAATCATTGTGTGTACATTTCTATTGCACTTTTTATACTGAATGCTATTATTTAATAACTAAGATAAAAgcttaaaatgtgtcctgttccatgatagattccagattctggaaacctgaagtttcaatttcttaatgtttcaagtagtgtgtaaaatccaaaggggtttcctgaaaccccagGAAACCCCCCTCGGCTCGCCcctgaataataataataataatgctttacagaatagtaattctgagggtctaccagtgacctacactgatagcctaacatacattaaataataactatacactaacatctacatacttagttacaagtggttaaaattgttagatgcaggattcttgGAACAGGGGGACCTGTACTCTATACAGCAAGGAGGGTCGTACGAGTTGTAGCATTTATGGTTGTAGATTGTTAACTAGCTCAGTAGCTTCACGATCAATTTTCTACAGATAAACAGTTAATTACCAATTGTGATCCGCTGTCATGtgatacaggggcggatccaggagctggcaaggggaggggcacaaacaggctacagtaagttgtaggtggttggggagagccagattcttttgttagttgctgcatttttgaaacagcaccttttagtagtgtctcacCGTTGATtttcattttggcctttgcagatggttgtgaagtcttaataGGCTCCGATTGTCTTGACTAAcatcaacacgataattatttttagaggcgcttactacgcatgaaggtgctggatgacaatttcacagttatttatttattatttatttatttatttatttatttattaatgctttacagcacaagtgctgaaggtctgtaggacacctggtcctacagcctgctcaaagactttagctacttaaggtgtgtttgaaaagttggagaattTTGACTTTGGTttaaggtgaatttgtaatagctataaatgctagtaaaatgtgcatattttcactagttttataaactgattttggcctgatgtaaagtttagtatttcagaagtatggctggctcctccacgaggatggggggcatttgccccaaatgccccatcctggatccgccattgtgatAAGAAGTTACATCTGACAAGAAGCCACATGTATGCACATAATTTATTCTtttataatcacgtgatattacAAATGCTATTCACGATAAAAGTGTAGCTACACCTCCGTGCCAGCTGTTTTGAAACAGGCAATCCCACACACGCGATGACTCAAGCAATTCTACTCCACCAGTGACTAATCTACCAGACCCCAGTGTGGAATAGGACGATTCAGACGTAAGTCTCTAACACACAATCTCGCTTAGCCTAGCTATATAGCTTAGCCATATTACCAGCTGAGTAGTTCAAAACTTCTAGTTATCTAGTATTATCCAGTGCTACTTTAATTAGAATAGCAACTCATATTGTTTCAAAGTGAGTTTGGTGACGTAGCGGTGCCCTGGCCAGCTGGCATTGATTGATGCATGCATACAAGGCATGCATAGTTATTTATAGTAACTAGCTATCATGACTGCAAGTATACTGCATACGGTATGGAGCTAATGTTGTTTGTATATTATTGCTACCACAGCTGGCAACACTGACCATAGCTAGTAAATAGCTACTGATCATTCTTGTGCAATTGTGAGGAACATAATGCACTTTTACATCATTTACCTGACAGTTGGTCTAACACTCTTATCACTAATCACTAccatatcatcatcatcagttcAAGTGTCTATCAATAGTGTTTATGATGTGGAGAGCAACTGTACTAGCCGGAGTAGTGAAAACCTGACACATTGTAACAGTCCAGGTGATGACTTTACCTCCTATATTTGTCCTGACTTAGACAGTACATTAGAGTACATCAATAATGCAACACAATATGGAAATATCAGTGTTGCACATGTGTGCCTACCTTCTGGATATTTTACCCTCACAAGTCCACAATATTTAAATGTTAGTATTACCCTAACTGGTTTAATTAACCAGTCAGTCATACAATGTGACTATGATAGCAACAAGAATATTGCCACCAGTGAGGATGAACTACAGTTCACCTTATCCTTTTCAAGAGTGTCGTTTGTGAGATTTGATTGTGTTCAGTTTGAGAGTTGTCCACAACCATTACGTATTACACTGGTCGATGATGTGATGATATCTAATAGCACATTTGAGAGGTTTAGTGAAGGAGTGTTTGATATTTTCAATTCAAACAATATCACAATTGTTAATAGTAGCTTCATTGACAATTATGGTACTGGTACTGTACTAATACCATTCAGAGGTAACACTGGAGCTGTAGCAGTCGGGTATGATAATGACAAACCTTCACATGTTGTTAATCCCTCCATTATGGTCGAATGTTGTTTGTTCATAAACAATTCGGCAAATGCCACTGCTGAATCAATTCGTTCAGCCACCAGCCTTGTATCTGATAATGAAATCACTGGCAGAGGAGGTGGTTTTGGTTTATTCATGAAGGAGTTTGTTCAAAATATCACTGCAATTATTAAAGACTGCAAGTTTATCAGTAACTTTGCAGTTTCATTTGGTGGTGGTGTGTATGTGGCATTTAATGGTCACATCAACCAGCACGTAGAGTTTGGAAGTTGTCAGTTTCAGAGCAATACAGCAGGGATGGGTGCAGGAGGTGCATGCATTGTTTTTTTGTCTACTGGTGTTCGTGAACTTCCGATGTCCTGCACATTTTATGACTGTAATTTTATTCAGAACAGTGCTGGAAATGGAGGTGCCATTTACATCTTCCCTGAGTATACTACTGGAGGAGATGGTAATGTCGTATTCATTGAAAATTGTACATTTGAAGAAAATGAAGCATTGTCTAATGGCGGAGCTGTTGCTACTACCTCATACGCTCTGTTCAGACAAATAGGGCTTCTTCCGGTGTACCAGATTGTTAACTGGTAACAGATTTCTAATTGCTGTCATACTTGCACACATGCATTGTGTTTAATTGTAGCACTTTTAAGAGAAACAGGTGTCCAGATGGAGCCATAAATATCTTATATGTTCCCTTTGCTCTCAAGGGAAACAATTTATTTATGTCTAATGTTGGCCCTGCCATGCAGGTTAGTTGAAGAGtcagtgtaataataatattattattaagttATGATAGATAATATCATCCTTGGTTCACATCTATGGTGAGATAAGATTCATTGATAATGTAATATCTGATGGAGGAGCATTGTTTATAAAGTCATTTGGGCAAATCAAGATGTTTTCTAATTCATCTATGACATTTGAGAACAATAGAGGACAGTATGTCAGTGCACCAATAAGATAGATACATGTCACTAATTTTTATAGGATTGGAGCGGCCATTGTTGTATCAGCACCAACTTCTTCTTTAGTTTTTAATAGGCTTGTTGGAAATCCTCAATGCTTTCTGTTGTACCATATTCCTGAGGTACCACTTTCAGAAGCCACTGATGTAAGACTGCATGGTGTATTTACGTATCATTATTGTACACATTATAGCTACATCTTGTGTTCACCAACAACAGTGCACTGGATGCTTCAGCAATGTCTCTACCTAGTATCGAGAAGTGTTCATGGATTGGAAATGTGGTGCCTTACTTTGATGTTTTGTCTATTCTGAGATGGCCATTTTTGAATATAAGGTAATCATTCTTCCATAACACACTCTAACAAAACTGCTTATAGTGAAACTGAAAACTTGGTTGCTTCCACCAACACTTCTTTCATCGGAACTACTGTGACTAACATACACCTTCCAAACAGTACCGTAAGGATGTCAGTAGTCCACCTTATTGTAAATCAACACTAGTTACAGATTACTGGTTGGCCAGGGGAAGAAATATCTCTACCAATTGAGCTGTTTGATGGAGTTAAACAATCCTCTTCAGACTTTTTGCAAATAGAAGCTGTGGACATGAACAATGAGGTGATAACAGctactgtgtgtatgtatgtttttaTTCTGTCCATGCATAGCCAACAACTAGGTACAAAGTTCGACCAAGATATGCATACCAACAAAACAAGAAACTTGATATAAAATTTGCAATTGATGATGACAGAGATGTAAAACATGATATATATTTTGGTAATGCAAGCACCAATGTTGAAGTGATCGAAGCTGTAATTGGAGTAAGCTTTTAATATGAGCCAATTTGGTGAAGCTGTTATTGTTCTTTTATACAGAAAACAAagaataattttattttgaatGTTACTCATTGCCTGGCTGGTTACAAACTTTTGAATAGTTCTGATTTGGGTGGATTAACATGTCAGTGTAACACTGATCTTGAACACATACGTAATTGTGAAGATGATCAACGTACCATCCTACTAACTGTATGAGTGTTGTAGGAACAATAATTGTGTATTGTGTGAGTGTTTGATATAGGATGGATCATGGGGGATTGAACAAGCTCATGATGTTGATGAAAACTTGGTGGTTTATCCATGTCCTCCTGGATATTGCAATTGTATTCTACAGCGCAACAGCTTAGGAATAGATGTGTGTAGCTTTGCATACTTCAATGGTGACCCTGATAAACAGTGTGTCTGTGAAAGGAAAGGTTTGTCACTTTTCataagctatagctatatattcagAGCTTTTACTTTCATATGAGCAAAAAGCTATGCGACAGAGGGAGGACATTGATTActattcacacacacacacacacacacacacacacacacacacacacacacacacacacacacacacacacacacacacacacacacacacacacacacacacacacacacacacacacacacacacacac
The nucleotide sequence above comes from Dysidea avara chromosome 3, odDysAvar1.4, whole genome shotgun sequence. Encoded proteins:
- the LOC136249959 gene encoding uncharacterized protein, producing MHFYIIYLTVGLTLLSLITTISSSSVQVSINSVYDVESNCTSRSSENLTHCNSPGDDFTSYICPDLDSTLEYINNATQYGNISVAHVCLPSGYFTLTSPQYLNVSITLTGLINQSVIQCDYDSNKNIATSEDELQFTLSFSRVSFVRFDCVQFESCPQPLRITLVDDVMISNSTFERFSEGVFDIFNSNNITIVNSSFIDNYGTGTVLIPFRGNTGAVAVGYDNDKPSHVVNPSIMVECCLFINNSANATAESIRSATSLVSDNEITGRGGGFGLFMKEFVQNITAIIKDCKFISNFAVSFGGGVYVAFNGHINQHVEFGSCQFQSNTAGMGAGGACIVFLSTGVRELPMSCTFYDCNFIQNSAGNGGAIYIFPEYTTGGDGNVVFIENCTFEENEALSNGGAVATTSYALFRQIGLLPVYQIVNCTFKRNRCPDGAINILYVPFALKGNNLFMSNVGPAMQIISSLVHIYGEIRFIDNVISDGGALFIKSFGQIKMFSNSSMTFENNRGQIGAAIVVSAPTSSLVFNRLVGNPQCFLLYHIPEVPLSEATDLHLVFTNNSALDASAMSLPSIEKCSWIGNVVPYFDVLSILRWPFLNISETENLVASTNTSFIGTTVTNIHLPNSTITGWPGEEISLPIELFDGVKQSSSDFLQIEAVDMNNEPTTRYKVRPRYAYQQNKKLDIKFAIDDDRDVKHDIYFGNASTNVEVIEAVIGKTKNNFILNVTHCLAGYKLLNSSDLGGLTCQCNTDLEHIRNCEDDQRTILLTDGSWGIEQAHDVDENLVVYPCPPGYCNCILQRNSLGIDVCSFAYFNGDPDKQCVCERKGYLCGNCRDGKGVSALLNHCVDCSNAYGILIGVLVIIDGILIIILLFKNVGFSPLLFPTIFFINMVSYVGENFPISYDQVGRYMYYLNSFLSLYFPYDFCLYSGTTALASFTFRYIPFSLSIIICSIMVTWFRYSSKNPRHIPWNSLWLLLTLQYSHVIYTSVTILNCPRVVNENGEFESRWFVNGTHNCFTDRHALLGLWAIVMLLVCALLIPFLALVAVGKISTRLQWFDQLLKCLKEPFKEEVEWWCAVELGRKFVLLLFLVPFPQNTFPPLMIIMTMFTIYTYVMPYKDTLVNIIELSFQFCSLLFLLLRSTRKVLTDYLVFPDSVAITSNCSDKTGVATLIWLLFPVVYFPLLVIMSLFSGWLILRMCRKCCKDKNAVIIKHHSLKRNSTVRMNTTNTRHFSLDFIEGILQVVRRKTFTDDNNNYNEPSNNTMAAVNSLTIVIANDQSDDVTDVTEDI